The genomic region GGAGTACAAGAAAAGGCACAGTGGGATTTTATGGGTGCATTTGAACATAACTAGGTCACACTCAGGTGAGGACAAGAAGGGCTGCTTGTGCGGGGGGACCAGCCTCCTCACACCAGTGTGCCTGGGCAGGGTGCTCCGGTCTGTGTGTTGGGATGCTGACGCAGCCGGAAATAGGGAGCTTCACAGGTTATGGTACAGTTGATGCTGTGGTATCTCAACATCCTTAGCAATGCTCACTGTGATGGGTGACACTTTCCACCTAAGTTGTGGTGATGCTAAAGGTCACTGAAAGATTTGGGTTTTGCCACTGAAGGCAAGTTGCGACAAAGATGACAACTAAGAAGGGTCCCAGGAACCCCTTACTGCCTGTGTCAGACATGTGTGAGGGTGCTGCCCCATCCCGCCAAAGTCTACATACTCCACAGACACTTCATTAGCATTTCTGTGTTTGCAGGCTGTTGGTGTGGAGCAGAGGTTGACAAGGGACCTTCTGAGCAGAGTGGTTGTGTAGAAGTGGACAGAGCAAACCTTCGCCAACACCAGGACTTGAACTCTGGAGAGAAACCCTCAACAAGAGAAGAGCATGAGGGGAGTGGGAAGGTCTCCCCAGGAAGCTCTGGTCTTCCCAAGCCTCAGGTGGCTCCTAGTGGAGGGGAGCCATGCAGGAGCGCCAAAAGTGGGGAAGGCGTTCCCCCTGGAAAAAGGCATTACAGGTGTAGTGAGTGTGGGAAAGCCTTTGGTCAGAAATACTTACTTGTTCAGCACCAGAGACTACACACGGGAGAAAAGCCTTAtgaatgcagtgaatgtgggaaattattcagccataaatcCAACCTTTTTATACACCAAATAGTTCACACTGGTGAAAGGCCTTATGGGTGTAGTGAATGTGGAAAATCCTTTAGCCGCAATGCTGACCTCATTCAACACCGGAGAGTccacactggagaaaagccttttaaatgcagtgaatgtggaaaagccttcagGCACAATTCCACACTTGTTCAGCATCACAGAATCCACACTGGAGTAAGGCCTtatgagtgcagtgaatgtgggaagtTCTTTAGCTTTAACTCAAGCCTCATGAAGCATCAGagagttcacactggagaaagacCTTATAAGTGCAGCGAATGTGGGAAATTCTACAGCCACAAGTCAAGCCTTATTAATCATTGGcgagttcacactggagaaa from Muntiacus reevesi chromosome 2, mMunRee1.1, whole genome shotgun sequence harbors:
- the LOC136161806 gene encoding zinc finger protein 773-like produces the protein MPGARPGPQLLAPLRPQSPMAAAALTVPPEVAVAAEWLPDHEEGQVTFEDVAVYFSWEEWGLLDEAQRLLYHGVMLETFSLMASLGLTSFRTHDMTQMEQRGEPCVPAEGVSATATPAGCWCGAEVDKGPSEQSGCVEVDRANLRQHQDLNSGEKPSTREEHEGSGKVSPGSSGLPKPQVAPSGGEPCRSAKSGEGVPPGKRHYRCSECGKAFGQKYLLVQHQRLHTGEKPYECSECGKLFSHKSNLFIHQIVHTGERPYGCSECGKSFSRNADLIQHRRVHTGEKPFKCSECGKAFRHNSTLVQHHRIHTGVRPYECSECGKFFSFNSSLMKHQRVHTGERPYKCSECGKFYSHKSSLINHWRVHTGERPYECSECGKFFSQSSSLVQHRKVHTGEKPFKCDECGRFFSENSSLVKHQRVHTGARPYGCRECGKFFRHSSSLVKHRRIHTGEMPYECSSCGKSFSQRFNLIQHQKVHSGEKSCKVQI